The following are encoded together in the Arcticibacterium luteifluviistationis genome:
- the porU2 gene encoding putative type IX secretion system sortase PorU2 codes for MYLRKTFLLLFIPFISAFGQGQFGNEWIDFQQKYWKISVLENGVYELPLAQFNADGFDVNSIEPENIQLFYMGKEVAIQVTEQLDGTLDKLVFYGEKNKGDLDSLVYRPADARMNPNQSLFSDESAYFLTVAGNADKRMEVLPHSEFPMAAYHIKRELISYEKEYSFNNSLGLLPNLQQSYYEIGEGWSGVFRSADSSSSFTVPVNGYYTGTNYQSRLKFKLNGRSRTSHKIRYAINGEIQSDTLSFDGFEEIEKEIAVNEIGGAVKVDFYPIVQEEFDWYSVTYFDFNYPQEMALIENQNQINTLEGFNYPFKTGAINISDKWNAAFYESKEATFSSAANAENFYFDGYKAVPKVERITFEEIIPTDYNYVILTSESLLDGAMAYADYRSSAAGGNYKTLVLTSSQVYNHFTFGLRNPLAVRRMADLLLQNTMESKFLFLLGRGVSFPDVLKSSQEQDLVPSFGYPGSDVLLTAGAGQELSDVAGMPTGRLNVTNNEQIFTYLDKVKETEAAPKAQAWKKRFLHLSGGKEPFEINSLARTLENITPQARDNFWGADITSSRKQSLEEVENIDISKEVNEGVGMITFAGHGSANVIDLNIGYCSDLSRNFDNKGKYPLMFFNGCGVGNVFYRYDPLTTDWLLTPNKGAIAVFANSFWSYLLPTQLYLNRLYEKLFVEPETIGLTLGEIQQAVNRDLEILKGNDYILANMHQMILQGDPAIKMFAMEAADFVMPEDGFYMSSLDGAKTINQSDSIFINAAISNFGKHDKNAIFSTKVSIEHGGETSTFNFPTKSFGREDSLVLKVPNYSDVTSISLVLNDGGTRLDELAYDNNEFSLVFDNWEAAGTANIYPTQIAPDNVAPLVLVKMNNKQIENGDYVAASSTLEVKLIDENSLTNSQIELLSLILISSSGEETPILINSTDFKEGNELIANALLNLEPGSYQLKVEGNDVAGNQAAVYSISFVVVGNEAETSMVTYPNPVLNGGDAYVAYQVVSPSNPTEGMLRVYNNQGRLMYAKKVLPSVGKNIETLAVDAFSAGVYTVKLELIWAQKEENLTSRFVIP; via the coding sequence ATGTACCTAAGAAAAACTTTCCTACTCCTTTTTATTCCATTTATCTCTGCATTTGGCCAAGGTCAATTTGGTAATGAATGGATAGATTTTCAACAAAAATATTGGAAGATATCGGTGCTTGAAAATGGCGTCTATGAGTTGCCGTTGGCTCAATTTAATGCTGATGGATTTGATGTAAATAGCATTGAACCTGAAAATATCCAATTATTCTATATGGGGAAAGAGGTGGCTATTCAAGTCACGGAACAATTAGATGGAACATTAGATAAACTAGTATTTTACGGCGAGAAAAATAAAGGGGATTTAGATAGTCTGGTTTATAGACCAGCGGATGCCAGAATGAATCCTAATCAGAGTTTGTTTTCTGATGAGTCGGCTTACTTTTTAACGGTAGCTGGAAATGCGGATAAAAGGATGGAGGTGTTACCCCATAGTGAATTTCCAATGGCTGCGTATCATATAAAGAGAGAGCTTATTTCTTATGAAAAAGAGTACTCTTTTAATAATAGCCTAGGTTTACTGCCTAATTTACAACAAAGTTATTATGAAATAGGGGAAGGTTGGTCTGGTGTTTTTAGGAGTGCCGATTCAAGTTCCTCGTTTACTGTTCCAGTGAATGGTTATTACACAGGCACGAACTATCAGTCCCGTTTGAAATTTAAATTGAATGGTAGGTCTAGAACATCACATAAGATTCGTTATGCCATAAATGGTGAAATTCAGTCTGATACCTTATCTTTTGATGGCTTTGAGGAAATAGAAAAGGAAATAGCTGTTAATGAAATTGGTGGAGCCGTTAAGGTTGATTTCTATCCAATAGTTCAAGAAGAGTTTGATTGGTATTCAGTAACTTATTTTGACTTTAACTATCCGCAAGAAATGGCTTTGATTGAAAATCAGAACCAAATTAATACGTTAGAAGGTTTTAATTATCCTTTTAAAACGGGTGCTATAAATATTTCAGATAAATGGAATGCTGCGTTCTATGAATCAAAGGAAGCGACTTTCTCATCTGCTGCCAATGCTGAAAACTTCTACTTTGATGGTTATAAGGCTGTTCCAAAAGTGGAGCGTATCACTTTTGAAGAGATAATCCCGACTGATTATAATTATGTAATTCTTACGTCAGAAAGTCTATTAGATGGAGCAATGGCCTATGCTGATTATAGAAGTAGTGCTGCCGGTGGGAATTATAAAACGCTCGTGTTGACCAGTAGTCAAGTTTATAATCATTTTACTTTTGGTTTAAGAAATCCGCTGGCTGTGAGACGAATGGCAGATTTGCTTCTTCAGAACACTATGGAGAGTAAATTTCTATTTTTGTTAGGAAGAGGAGTAAGCTTTCCAGATGTTTTAAAGAGTAGTCAAGAGCAAGACTTAGTCCCTTCTTTTGGTTATCCGGGTTCTGATGTTCTTTTGACGGCAGGAGCAGGCCAGGAGCTTTCTGATGTGGCGGGCATGCCAACAGGAAGACTTAATGTTACTAATAATGAGCAAATATTCACTTACCTAGATAAGGTAAAGGAAACGGAAGCAGCTCCAAAAGCACAAGCTTGGAAAAAACGATTCTTACATTTATCTGGAGGGAAAGAGCCTTTTGAGATTAACTCTTTAGCTAGAACCTTAGAAAACATTACGCCACAGGCAAGAGACAATTTTTGGGGTGCAGATATCACCTCTTCTAGAAAGCAGAGCTTAGAAGAGGTAGAAAATATTGATATTTCTAAAGAAGTGAATGAGGGAGTAGGCATGATAACTTTTGCGGGGCATGGCTCTGCAAATGTCATTGACCTTAATATTGGGTACTGTTCTGACCTTAGTCGCAATTTTGATAATAAAGGGAAATATCCCCTGATGTTTTTTAACGGCTGCGGTGTAGGAAATGTTTTTTACCGTTATGACCCATTAACCACTGACTGGCTACTGACGCCAAACAAAGGAGCAATTGCAGTATTTGCCAATTCATTTTGGAGCTACCTTTTGCCAACGCAACTATATTTAAATCGTCTTTATGAAAAGCTTTTTGTGGAGCCGGAAACTATAGGTTTGACTTTAGGAGAAATTCAGCAGGCTGTAAATCGTGATTTAGAAATTTTAAAAGGGAACGATTATATTTTGGCAAATATGCATCAAATGATTTTGCAAGGAGACCCTGCCATAAAGATGTTTGCTATGGAGGCTGCTGATTTTGTAATGCCAGAAGATGGCTTTTATATGAGTTCGCTAGACGGGGCAAAAACTATAAATCAAAGTGACTCTATTTTTATAAATGCAGCAATAAGTAACTTTGGAAAACATGATAAGAATGCGATTTTTAGTACCAAAGTGTCGATAGAGCATGGAGGAGAAACCAGCACCTTTAACTTTCCAACCAAATCTTTTGGACGCGAGGATTCTTTAGTCTTGAAAGTTCCTAATTATTCAGATGTTACAAGCATTAGTTTGGTGCTTAATGACGGCGGAACACGACTTGATGAACTTGCTTATGATAATAATGAATTTAGCCTAGTCTTTGATAATTGGGAAGCGGCAGGTACTGCTAATATTTATCCAACTCAAATAGCTCCTGACAACGTAGCTCCTTTGGTTTTGGTAAAGATGAATAATAAGCAAATTGAAAATGGAGATTATGTAGCGGCTTCTTCTACACTGGAAGTTAAATTGATTGATGAAAACTCTTTAACCAATTCTCAAATTGAGCTGCTAAGCTTAATTCTTATTTCAAGTTCAGGTGAGGAAACACCTATTCTTATCAACTCTACAGACTTTAAGGAGGGCAATGAATTAATAGCAAATGCTTTGTTGAATTTGGAACCTGGCAGCTATCAATTGAAGGTAGAAGGCAATGATGTTGCTGGGAATCAAGCTGCTGTTTACAGCATTAGTTTTGTAGTGGTGGGCAATGAGGCAGAAACGTCTATGGTAACTTATCCGAATCCAGTACTGAATGGCGGAGATGCTTATGTGGCCTATCAAGTGGTTTCTCCATCAAATCCAACCGAAGGGATGTTGCGTGTTTATAATAATCAAGGTCGTTTGATGTATGCTAAAAAAGTGTTGCCATCAGTAGGTAAGAATATAGAAACGCTTGCGGTTGATGCTTTTTCGGCTGGAGTTTATACGGTCAAATTGGAGTTGATTTGGGCACAAAAAGAGGAGAACTTAACAAGTAGGTTCGTGATACCTTAG
- the accC gene encoding acetyl-CoA carboxylase biotin carboxylase subunit, producing MFKKLLIANRGEIALRIMRTCREMGIKTVAVYSTADRDSLHVRFADEAVCIGPPQSSKSYLSIPNILSAAEITNADAIHPGYGFLSENAEFSKICEDYGIKFIGASSEQINQMGDKATAKKTMKKAGVPVIPGSDGLLESVEEGIKLANEMGYPVIVKATAGGGGRGMRIIRKDSEFQKMWDDAKMESGAAFGNDGLYLEKFVEDPRHIEIQVVGDSYGKVCHLSERDCSIQRRHQKLLEETPSPVVNKRLRKKMGEAAIKGAAAIKYEGAGTVEFLVDKHGDFYFMEMNTRIQVEHPITEEVTDFDLIKEQIKVAAGIPISGKNYEPKKFSMECRINAEDPKNGFRPCPGTIKSMHFPGGHGVRVDSHVYVGYTIPPYYDSMIAKVIVTAQSREEVIVRMKRALDEFYIEGVKTTIPFHQKLMENEVFKSGIFTTSFLDTFDFSDL from the coding sequence ATGTTTAAGAAATTATTAATAGCCAATAGAGGAGAGATAGCCCTTAGGATAATGAGAACCTGTCGTGAGATGGGGATAAAAACTGTTGCTGTATATTCTACGGCAGACAGAGACAGTTTACATGTGAGATTTGCTGATGAGGCAGTTTGTATTGGACCACCTCAGAGTTCCAAATCTTACCTTAGTATTCCAAATATTCTCTCTGCTGCAGAAATTACAAATGCGGATGCTATCCATCCGGGTTATGGTTTCCTTTCTGAGAATGCAGAATTCTCAAAGATTTGTGAAGATTATGGTATCAAATTTATTGGTGCATCTTCAGAGCAAATTAATCAAATGGGTGATAAAGCTACCGCCAAAAAAACCATGAAAAAAGCGGGTGTTCCTGTAATACCTGGTTCTGATGGTCTTTTGGAGTCGGTGGAAGAAGGTATTAAGCTTGCCAATGAAATGGGCTACCCAGTGATAGTGAAAGCTACGGCAGGTGGTGGTGGTAGAGGAATGAGAATTATCAGAAAAGATTCTGAATTTCAAAAAATGTGGGATGATGCCAAAATGGAATCAGGAGCAGCTTTTGGAAACGATGGTCTTTATTTAGAGAAATTCGTTGAAGACCCTCGTCATATTGAGATTCAAGTAGTTGGAGACAGTTATGGCAAGGTTTGCCATCTTTCTGAGAGAGATTGTTCTATCCAAAGAAGACATCAAAAGCTTCTGGAAGAGACTCCTTCACCAGTGGTAAATAAAAGGCTACGTAAAAAAATGGGGGAGGCTGCTATAAAGGGAGCTGCTGCCATTAAATATGAAGGTGCTGGTACTGTAGAATTTTTGGTAGACAAACACGGAGATTTCTATTTCATGGAAATGAATACTAGAATTCAAGTAGAACATCCTATCACAGAAGAAGTTACTGATTTTGACCTTATTAAGGAACAAATCAAAGTAGCTGCTGGTATTCCTATCTCTGGCAAAAACTATGAGCCAAAGAAATTTTCAATGGAATGCCGTATAAATGCTGAAGATCCAAAGAATGGTTTTAGACCATGTCCAGGTACTATCAAGTCCATGCATTTTCCTGGTGGGCACGGTGTAAGAGTAGATAGCCACGTGTACGTAGGTTATACTATTCCTCCATATTATGACTCTATGATTGCCAAGGTTATTGTGACTGCACAAAGCCGTGAAGAGGTGATTGTTAGAATGAAACGAGCCTTGGATGAGTTCTATATAGAGGGTGTTAAAACCACCATTCCATTCCATCAAAAACTCATGGAAAACGAGGTATTTAAGTCTGGTATTTTTACTACCAGTTTCTTAGACACTTTCGATTTTTCAGATTTATAA
- the accB gene encoding acetyl-CoA carboxylase biotin carboxyl carrier protein, with protein METKEIQKLIDYISKSDLDEVNIETSELKLHIKRHTGATVQTTQLAAAPAPAALPAAPAAEAPAPVVENPNAGLIEVKSPMIGTFYRAAGPGKPNFKEIGDNMAEGDVICIVEAMKLFNEIEAEVSGKIVKILVDDASPVEFDQPLYLVDPS; from the coding sequence ATGGAGACAAAAGAGATTCAGAAACTAATAGATTATATTTCAAAATCGGATTTGGATGAAGTGAATATCGAAACTTCCGAGTTGAAATTACATATCAAAAGACATACGGGAGCAACCGTTCAAACTACCCAATTGGCAGCAGCACCAGCTCCAGCAGCATTACCAGCTGCACCTGCAGCAGAAGCTCCTGCACCTGTTGTAGAAAATCCAAACGCTGGTTTGATAGAAGTAAAATCACCAATGATTGGTACTTTTTATAGAGCAGCGGGACCAGGTAAACCAAATTTCAAGGAAATAGGTGATAACATGGCAGAAGGTGATGTTATCTGTATTGTAGAAGCTATGAAGCTTTTCAATGAGATTGAAGCAGAAGTTTCTGGTAAAATTGTGAAAATATTAGTGGACGATGCCTCTCCTGTAGAGTTTGACCAACCACTTTATTTAGTTGACCCTTCCTAA
- the efp gene encoding elongation factor P yields the protein MATTSDFRNGLVIEYNNGLCIITDFQHVKPGKGPAFVRTKLKNIKTGKVLDNTFTAGVSVVTARVERRKHQFLFSDDIGFHFMNTETFEQINLPADMVPSNDLLKEGENVDILIHAEEETPLMVELPMYVELRVSYTEPGLKGDTANSPMKPAEVETGATIKVPLFIENDELIKVNTGTYEYDSRVKEN from the coding sequence ATGGCTACTACGTCAGATTTTAGAAACGGACTGGTAATAGAATACAATAACGGTCTTTGTATTATTACTGATTTTCAGCACGTTAAGCCTGGTAAAGGTCCAGCTTTCGTAAGAACAAAGCTTAAAAATATTAAAACTGGTAAAGTATTAGACAATACTTTTACCGCAGGAGTTTCTGTAGTTACAGCAAGGGTTGAGAGAAGAAAACATCAATTTCTTTTCAGTGATGACATTGGTTTTCATTTCATGAATACTGAAACGTTTGAACAAATTAATTTACCAGCTGACATGGTACCTTCAAACGACCTTTTGAAAGAAGGGGAGAATGTTGATATTTTAATTCATGCAGAAGAAGAAACGCCCTTGATGGTAGAGCTTCCTATGTATGTAGAATTAAGAGTAAGCTACACAGAACCAGGCCTTAAGGGAGATACTGCTAATAGCCCTATGAAACCTGCTGAAGTAGAAACTGGTGCTACTATTAAAGTGCCTCTTTTTATTGAAAATGACGAATTAATCAAAGTCAATACTGGGACCTACGAGTATGACTCACGCGTCAAAGAAAATTAG
- a CDS encoding beta-ketoacyl-ACP synthase III, translating to MSLKAAITGVHGYLPEDVLTNADLEKLVDTNDEWIVSRTGIKERRILKGEGLGTSYMAAEAVRGLLKKTNTDASEVDLVIVATVTPDYFFPSTANLVCTQTGIGSIGSFDIMAACSGFIYALSTGSQFIETGKYKKVIVVGADKMSAIVDWKDRTTCILFGDGAGAVMLEPNEDGEGVLDFKLHSDGTGENHLIMKGGGSKIPASLESVAQDLHYIRQEGQAVFKFAVTKMADAAAEIMKDNNLTGDDIAYLVPHQANKRIIDATARRMDIGSEKVMINIDRYGNTTAATIPLCLFDFESKLKKGDNIILAAFGGGFTWGSVYIKWAY from the coding sequence ATGAGCTTGAAAGCCGCAATTACGGGGGTACATGGTTACCTTCCAGAAGATGTCCTGACCAATGCTGACCTAGAAAAATTGGTAGACACTAACGATGAATGGATTGTTAGTAGAACAGGAATCAAAGAAAGAAGAATCTTAAAAGGAGAAGGCTTAGGTACCTCATACATGGCGGCAGAAGCCGTTAGAGGACTCCTGAAAAAAACAAATACAGATGCTTCGGAGGTTGATTTGGTAATAGTAGCCACGGTTACACCAGATTATTTCTTCCCATCTACAGCTAATTTAGTTTGTACCCAAACAGGTATTGGTTCTATTGGTAGTTTTGATATCATGGCTGCTTGCTCAGGCTTCATATATGCCTTGTCTACAGGTAGTCAGTTTATAGAAACGGGTAAGTATAAGAAAGTAATAGTAGTAGGTGCAGATAAAATGTCGGCAATTGTTGACTGGAAAGACCGTACCACTTGTATACTATTTGGAGATGGTGCGGGAGCAGTGATGCTAGAGCCTAATGAAGACGGTGAAGGTGTTTTAGACTTTAAATTACACTCTGACGGTACTGGTGAAAATCATTTGATAATGAAAGGTGGCGGAAGTAAAATTCCGGCTTCTTTAGAGAGTGTAGCCCAAGATTTACATTATATTCGTCAAGAAGGACAGGCGGTATTCAAATTTGCTGTTACTAAAATGGCGGATGCTGCTGCGGAAATAATGAAAGATAATAACTTGACAGGTGATGATATAGCCTATTTAGTGCCTCATCAGGCAAATAAGAGGATTATTGATGCTACTGCCAGAAGAATGGATATTGGGTCTGAGAAAGTCATGATAAACATTGACAGATACGGAAACACTACGGCTGCTACCATTCCTTTATGTCTTTTTGATTTTGAATCAAAACTTAAAAAAGGTGATAATATAATATTAGCAGCTTTTGGAGGAGGATTTACTTGGGGGTCGGTTTATATCAAATGGGCTTATTAA
- the plsX gene encoding phosphate acyltransferase PlsX: MNIAVDVMGGDYAPKVAIEGVLLALSELPSSVKLTLVGREDEISAALNERGVSDDRIIIQHAQDVVEMHEHPTKAFSQKPNSSISVGFKLLKAGQVDAICSAGNTGAMMVNSLFILKTYGNIQRPPIAGFFPMKDGKSSLMLDIGANADCKPEVLVQFAELGSLYAKLYFGIESPKVALLNIGEEETKGSAVALATHQLLKVDDKINFVGNIEGRDLFEGVADVVVTEGFTGNVIFKMGESFYEYANSKGIQDPLIDRMNYEVVGGSPIIGVKGNVIVAHGISSPKAIKNMILLAQRQVESGVNAKIAEVFGD, translated from the coding sequence ATGAATATCGCAGTAGACGTAATGGGAGGAGACTATGCCCCAAAGGTTGCCATCGAAGGCGTACTTTTGGCTTTGTCAGAACTTCCATCTTCTGTTAAATTGACTTTGGTAGGTAGAGAAGATGAAATTTCAGCAGCACTTAATGAAAGAGGTGTTTCTGATGATAGAATTATTATACAGCATGCTCAGGATGTTGTGGAGATGCATGAGCATCCTACAAAAGCCTTTTCTCAGAAACCCAACTCTAGTATTAGTGTTGGGTTTAAGCTTTTAAAGGCTGGGCAGGTTGATGCTATATGTAGTGCCGGTAATACGGGTGCTATGATGGTGAACTCACTTTTTATCTTAAAAACTTACGGAAACATCCAAAGGCCACCTATTGCTGGTTTTTTTCCTATGAAGGATGGTAAGTCAAGTTTAATGTTAGATATAGGGGCCAATGCTGACTGTAAACCAGAAGTTTTGGTGCAGTTTGCCGAGCTTGGTTCTCTTTATGCTAAGCTTTATTTTGGAATTGAAAGTCCTAAGGTAGCTCTTCTCAATATAGGAGAAGAAGAAACCAAAGGTTCTGCGGTAGCTTTGGCTACACATCAATTACTTAAAGTAGACGATAAGATTAATTTCGTTGGGAATATTGAAGGTAGGGATCTCTTTGAGGGTGTGGCCGATGTAGTAGTTACGGAAGGCTTTACCGGAAATGTTATTTTTAAAATGGGCGAATCGTTTTATGAGTACGCCAATAGTAAAGGTATTCAAGACCCCCTGATTGACCGAATGAATTATGAAGTGGTAGGTGGAAGTCCTATTATTGGAGTGAAAGGAAATGTTATTGTCGCACACGGTATTTCTTCGCCGAAGGCAATAAAAAATATGATTTTACTTGCTCAAAGGCAGGTAGAATCCGGAGTAAATGCTAAAATTGCAGAAGTTTTCGGAGACTAA
- the rpmF gene encoding 50S ribosomal protein L32, protein MAHPKRKISKTRRDKRRTHVNLGTKTLSVDATTGEIHVRHRAHVYEGNLFYKGKLVAEDYK, encoded by the coding sequence ATGGCACATCCTAAACGAAAAATTTCGAAAACAAGAAGAGATAAGCGTAGAACGCATGTTAACTTGGGAACAAAGACATTGTCTGTAGATGCTACTACAGGTGAAATTCATGTTCGTCACCGTGCTCACGTTTATGAAGGTAACCTTTTTTATAAAGGTAAATTAGTAGCGGAAGACTATAAGTAA
- a CDS encoding YceD family protein, with translation MKEHSKYQINIQGLENKRHEFDFEGDDAFFESFEQELIEKGNFKANIKLDKSSTMIRLDVHILGSVTLVCDRSLEEFEEPIEIHEKYVYKFGDDYEIVSEDMEVIPFEAMGINLARNLFEYIGLAVPMKRIHPDLRDEDDEGGFVFSDTIEEKLKPKKEEFVDPRWAALQILKKDL, from the coding sequence ATGAAAGAGCATTCAAAATATCAAATAAATATTCAAGGTCTTGAAAATAAAAGACATGAATTTGACTTTGAGGGAGATGATGCCTTTTTTGAGTCTTTTGAGCAAGAACTCATTGAAAAAGGAAACTTTAAAGCTAATATTAAGCTGGACAAGTCCTCTACAATGATTCGGCTAGATGTTCATATACTAGGTTCTGTAACCTTAGTGTGTGATAGAAGCTTAGAGGAGTTTGAAGAGCCAATTGAAATACATGAGAAATATGTGTATAAATTTGGTGACGATTACGAAATAGTTTCAGAAGACATGGAAGTGATTCCATTTGAAGCTATGGGAATTAATCTGGCTAGAAACCTCTTTGAGTATATTGGCTTAGCCGTACCAATGAAAAGGATTCATCCAGATCTAAGGGACGAAGATGATGAAGGTGGTTTTGTTTTTTCTGATACGATTGAAGAAAAACTTAAACCAAAAAAAGAAGAGTTTGTTGACCCAAGGTGGGCGGCACTTCAAATTTTGAAAAAAGATTTATAA
- a CDS encoding type III pantothenate kinase, protein MLVADIGNTDILFGIFEGDQLKHTYRIPSIKDEGTMFFEYGLHNFFLENNISPNQFQKTVLSSVVPELTHIIEDILNRLSTAKTIVVKPGIHPEVSVDIENPDELGSDLYCNAVSAFKSSQSACIVVDFGTALTFTAVSNKGEVLGVAITPGLKTAVHALFSKTSQLPEVPLELPEKAIGRNTLKSIQSGVLYGYEGLVRNLLIHFKKEIGTPCKVFATGGLSSILKGLQSEFDDVDVNLTLKGLKVIGEEV, encoded by the coding sequence ATGCTTGTAGCGGATATTGGCAATACTGACATTCTTTTTGGAATATTTGAAGGCGACCAACTGAAACACACTTATCGTATTCCTTCTATAAAAGATGAAGGTACTATGTTCTTTGAATACGGGCTTCATAATTTCTTTTTGGAAAATAATATTTCACCTAACCAGTTCCAGAAAACCGTCTTAAGCAGCGTAGTACCAGAGTTAACTCATATTATTGAAGATATTTTAAACAGATTAAGTACTGCCAAAACTATTGTGGTAAAGCCGGGGATTCATCCTGAAGTTTCTGTCGATATTGAAAACCCAGATGAACTTGGTTCAGATTTATATTGCAATGCCGTTTCTGCTTTTAAAAGTTCGCAGTCTGCTTGTATTGTGGTTGATTTCGGCACCGCACTTACTTTTACCGCTGTAAGTAATAAAGGGGAAGTATTAGGAGTAGCCATAACACCTGGTCTTAAAACTGCCGTGCATGCTCTTTTTTCTAAAACTTCACAGCTGCCTGAAGTTCCTTTAGAATTGCCGGAGAAAGCGATTGGTAGAAATACATTAAAATCGATCCAGTCTGGTGTGCTATATGGCTATGAAGGATTAGTCAGAAATTTACTGATACACTTTAAAAAGGAAATAGGCACGCCTTGTAAAGTATTTGCCACAGGTGGTTTGTCCTCTATATTAAAAGGTTTGCAATCGGAATTTGACGACGTAGATGTAAATTTGACCTTAAAAGGCTTGAAAGTAATTGGCGAAGAAGTTTAG
- the nadD gene encoding nicotinate (nicotinamide) nucleotide adenylyltransferase yields MKIGLFFGSFNPIHLGHLIIGNTMATHTDLGEVWYIVSPQNPFKKNKGLLHEFDRLTMVEKAIADNPKLRVTDIEFNLPKPSYTIDTLTILAEKYPQHEFVLIMGEDNLVQFEKWKNYDKILAYYKLYVYERPNTAPHNFKDHPSVFFVAAPLLDISATFIRNCIKNGRSIKYMVKEEVEEYIAWKGFYR; encoded by the coding sequence ATGAAAATAGGTTTGTTTTTCGGTTCTTTTAATCCTATTCATTTGGGGCATTTGATTATAGGTAATACCATGGCCACCCATACTGATTTGGGTGAGGTTTGGTACATAGTCTCTCCGCAAAATCCTTTTAAAAAGAACAAAGGACTACTTCATGAGTTTGATAGGCTCACTATGGTAGAGAAAGCCATTGCCGATAATCCTAAACTTAGGGTGACCGATATTGAGTTTAATTTACCCAAGCCGAGTTATACTATTGATACACTCACCATTTTGGCCGAAAAATATCCGCAGCATGAATTTGTACTCATCATGGGAGAGGATAATTTGGTGCAATTTGAAAAATGGAAAAATTACGATAAGATTTTAGCGTATTATAAACTCTACGTTTACGAAAGGCCTAATACGGCACCGCATAATTTCAAAGACCACCCTTCTGTGTTTTTTGTGGCAGCTCCGCTTCTAGATATTTCGGCTACTTTTATCAGAAACTGTATTAAAAATGGGCGATCCATTAAATATATGGTGAAAGAAGAAGTGGAAGAATACATCGCTTGGAAAGGTTTTTATCGCTAA
- the gmk gene encoding guanylate kinase produces MGKAIIFCAPSGSGKTTLVKHLISTNKDLGFSISACTRDKRGRNEVHGQDYYFLTIDEFRTSIEADKFVEWEEVYPGGYYGTLETEIQRLWAEGKNVIFDVDVKGGLQLKKYFGDKALAIFVKVPSQEVLEQRLRQRGTESEESLSKRLYKVKFEMTFQDKFDVVLLNDDLESSQKKAEKLYADFKSGDLVLDEQPLRV; encoded by the coding sequence ATGGGCAAAGCCATCATATTCTGTGCACCTTCTGGTTCTGGAAAAACCACTCTTGTGAAACACTTAATCTCCACTAATAAAGACCTTGGGTTTTCTATTTCGGCCTGTACTAGAGACAAAAGAGGAAGAAATGAAGTGCACGGACAAGATTACTATTTCCTGACTATTGATGAATTTAGAACCAGCATTGAAGCTGATAAATTTGTGGAGTGGGAGGAAGTTTACCCTGGCGGCTATTATGGCACCCTTGAAACAGAAATTCAAAGACTCTGGGCTGAAGGCAAAAATGTAATCTTTGATGTAGATGTAAAAGGAGGCTTACAGCTCAAAAAGTATTTTGGAGATAAGGCCCTTGCTATTTTTGTAAAAGTGCCTTCGCAAGAAGTTTTGGAACAAAGACTTCGTCAAAGAGGTACCGAAAGTGAGGAGAGCCTGTCAAAAAGGTTATACAAGGTCAAATTCGAAATGACATTTCAAGACAAATTTGATGTAGTACTACTCAATGATGACTTAGAGTCTTCTCAAAAGAAAGCAGAAAAACTTTACGCCGATTTTAAAAGTGGTGATTTAGTGCTGGACGAACAACCATTAAGAGTTTAA